In the Klebsiella aerogenes KCTC 2190 genome, one interval contains:
- the yegD gene encoding molecular chaperone, producing MFIGFDYGTANCSVAVMQDNAPRLLTLENGSPLLPSMLCAPTREAVSEWLYRHHNVPADGAENQALLRRAINYNRDEDIEVLGNSVQFGLASLHQYVDDPEEVYFVKSPKSFLGANGLKPQQVALFEDLVCAMMLHIKQQAQSQLSEQITQAVIGRPINFQGLGGDDANAQAQGILERAATRAGFNDVVFQFEPVAAGLDFEATLNDEKRVLVVDIGGGTTDCSLLLMGPQWRQKADRQDSLLGHSGCRIGGNDLDIALAFKCLMPLLGMGGETEKGIALPVLPWWNAVAINDVPAQSDFYSAANGRMLNDLLRDARDADKVALLLKVWRQRLSYRLVRSAEESKIALSAQPDFNAELPFISDELATTISQQGLEEALNQPLARIMEQVKLALESSHETPDVIYLTGGSARSPLIKKALAAQLPGIPIAGGDDFGSVTAGLARWAQVVFA from the coding sequence AGCCCGCTGCTGCCATCAATGCTTTGCGCCCCGACGCGCGAAGCGGTCAGCGAATGGCTATACCGCCATCATAATGTCCCGGCCGACGGCGCAGAAAATCAGGCGCTACTACGACGCGCCATTAATTATAACCGTGATGAAGATATCGAAGTCCTGGGCAACAGCGTCCAGTTCGGCCTCGCCTCATTGCATCAATACGTTGACGATCCGGAAGAGGTCTACTTCGTTAAGTCGCCAAAATCGTTTCTTGGCGCCAATGGCCTGAAACCCCAGCAGGTCGCGTTATTTGAAGATCTGGTCTGCGCGATGATGCTACATATCAAACAGCAGGCGCAGTCTCAGCTTAGTGAACAGATTACCCAGGCGGTTATTGGTCGACCAATTAACTTCCAGGGTCTTGGCGGCGATGACGCTAACGCTCAGGCACAGGGTATTCTCGAACGCGCGGCGACGCGAGCAGGATTCAACGATGTCGTGTTTCAGTTTGAACCCGTTGCGGCGGGGTTAGATTTTGAAGCCACGCTCAATGATGAAAAACGCGTGCTTGTCGTCGATATCGGCGGCGGCACCACCGACTGCTCACTGCTGTTGATGGGGCCGCAATGGCGGCAGAAAGCCGACCGTCAGGATAGCCTGCTGGGCCACAGCGGCTGCCGTATCGGCGGTAACGATTTGGATATCGCCCTGGCCTTCAAATGCCTGATGCCGTTACTCGGCATGGGCGGTGAAACGGAAAAAGGCATTGCGCTGCCGGTACTGCCCTGGTGGAATGCGGTGGCGATTAACGACGTCCCGGCGCAGAGCGATTTTTACAGCGCCGCCAACGGACGTATGCTCAATGACCTGCTGCGCGACGCTCGCGATGCCGACAAGGTCGCACTGCTGCTTAAAGTCTGGCGTCAGCGCCTGAGCTATCGCCTGGTACGCAGCGCGGAAGAGAGCAAAATCGCCCTTTCCGCTCAGCCGGATTTCAACGCCGAACTGCCGTTTATTAGCGATGAGCTGGCTACCACTATCAGCCAGCAGGGGCTGGAAGAGGCGCTCAATCAACCGCTGGCTCGCATCATGGAGCAGGTAAAGTTAGCGCTGGAAAGCAGCCATGAAACCCCGGACGTTATCTATCTCACCGGCGGTAGCGCACGATCGCCGTTAATTAAAAAGGCGCTGGCCGCACAGCTGCCGGGAATACCGATCGCCGGCGGCGATGATTTTGGTTCCGTTACCGCCGGGCTTGCCCGCTGGGCGCAGGTGGTTTTTGCCTGA
- a CDS encoding type I toxin-antitoxin system Ibs family toxin encodes MMNLLIILIVLLLISFPTY; translated from the coding sequence ATGATGAATCTACTCATCATACTGATAGTGCTGTTACTGATAAGTTTCCCGACTTACTAA
- a CDS encoding MdtA/MuxA family multidrug efflux RND transporter periplasmic adaptor subunit — protein sequence MKSSNTLRWGIVLTVILAAGAAYWFWYDRAEETTAGAAGASQQGAKAPAGARHGRFGATLAPVQAATATSESVPRYLTGLGTIAAANTVTVRSRVDGQLLSIHFQEGQQVKAGDLLAQIDPSQFKVALAQAQGQLAKDNATLANARRDLARYQQLVKTNLISRQELDTQQSLVVESAGTVKADQAAVASAQLQLDWTRITAPIDGRVGLKQVDIGNQISSGDTTGIVVLTQTHPIDLVFTLPESDIATVVQAQKAGKTLSVEAWDRTNKQKISTGSLLSLDNQIDATTGTIKLKARFNNLDDALFPNQFVNARMLVDTEQDAVVIPTAALQMGNEGHFVWVLNSENKVSKHTVTPGIQDSQKVVINAGLSAGDRVVTDGIDRLTEGAKVEVVEAHSAVQEQPTTRPSGKNGAGA from the coding sequence ATGAAAAGCAGTAACACACTTCGTTGGGGAATAGTCCTGACGGTAATTTTGGCGGCGGGAGCCGCCTATTGGTTCTGGTACGATCGCGCCGAAGAGACAACCGCAGGCGCTGCTGGCGCGAGTCAGCAAGGAGCAAAGGCGCCTGCCGGGGCGCGTCATGGGCGTTTTGGGGCCACGCTGGCCCCGGTGCAGGCGGCAACCGCCACCAGCGAATCCGTCCCCCGCTACCTTACTGGCCTGGGGACTATCGCCGCGGCGAACACCGTGACCGTGCGCAGTCGGGTTGACGGCCAGTTACTGAGTATCCATTTCCAGGAAGGTCAGCAGGTAAAAGCCGGCGATCTGCTGGCGCAAATCGATCCCAGCCAGTTCAAGGTCGCGCTGGCCCAGGCGCAGGGGCAGCTTGCCAAAGATAACGCTACCCTCGCAAACGCGCGCCGCGATCTCGCTCGCTATCAACAACTGGTGAAAACCAATCTTATCTCCCGTCAGGAGCTGGATACCCAGCAGTCGCTGGTGGTCGAATCCGCCGGTACGGTTAAAGCCGATCAGGCCGCCGTCGCCAGTGCGCAACTGCAGCTGGACTGGACCCGCATCACCGCACCGATTGACGGCCGCGTGGGCCTGAAACAGGTCGACATCGGCAACCAAATCTCCAGTGGCGACACCACCGGCATTGTCGTACTCACGCAAACCCACCCTATCGATTTGGTCTTTACCCTGCCGGAAAGCGATATCGCCACCGTGGTACAGGCGCAGAAAGCCGGTAAAACGCTGAGCGTCGAGGCCTGGGACCGAACCAATAAACAGAAGATCAGTACAGGCAGCCTGCTGAGCCTCGATAACCAAATCGATGCCACCACCGGCACCATTAAGCTTAAAGCGCGCTTTAATAACCTCGATGACGCGCTGTTCCCGAATCAGTTCGTCAATGCCAGAATGCTGGTGGATACCGAGCAGGATGCAGTAGTGATCCCCACCGCCGCGCTACAAATGGGCAACGAGGGGCACTTCGTGTGGGTGCTGAACAGTGAGAATAAAGTCAGTAAACATACGGTCACGCCGGGTATTCAGGATAGCCAAAAAGTGGTGATTAACGCCGGGCTGTCAGCGGGCGACCGGGTGGTAACCGATGGTATCGATCGCCTGACGGAAGGCGCTAAGGTCGAAGTCGTCGAAGCTCACAGCGCCGTGCAGGAACAACCTACCACCCGCCCGAGTGGTAAAAACGGAGCGGGCGCCTGA